From the genome of Sander lucioperca isolate FBNREF2018 chromosome 1, SLUC_FBN_1.2, whole genome shotgun sequence, one region includes:
- the pdcd6 gene encoding programmed cell death protein 6 isoform X1: protein MAYHSPYRAPPHINAPPDQSFLWNIFQRVDKDRSGVISDSELQQALSNGTWTPFNPVTVRSIISMFDRENKGGVNFNEFAGVWKYITDWQNIFRNYDRDNSGFIDKNELKQALTGFGEQQSYRLSDQFYCTLIEKFDRQRKGQVAFDDFIQCCIVLQRLTDVFRRYDTDQDGWIQVSYEQYLSMVFNIV, encoded by the exons ATGGCGTATCACAGTCCATACAGAGCTCCCCCGCACATCAACGCGCCTCCGGACCAGAGTTTTCTGTGGAATATCTTCCAGAG AGTTGACAAGGACCGTAGTGGAGTAATATCAGACTCAGAGCTTCAGCAGGCCTTATCGAATG GCACATGGACTCCTTTCAACCCAGTGACGGTGCGCTCCATCATAT cCATGTTCGACAGGGAAAATAAAGGCGGGGTGAACTTCAACGAGTTTGCCGGTGTGTGGAAGTACATCACAGACTGGCAGAACATCTTCAGGAACTACGACAGGGACAACTCCGGCTTCATCGATAAGAACGAGCTCAAACAGGCGCTGACTGGATTCGGTGAGCAGCAAA GCTATCGTCTATCAGATCAGTTCTACTGCACGCTGATAGAGAAGTTTGACCGCCAGAGGAAGGGACAAGTTGCCTTCGATGACTTCATCCAGTGCTGTATTGTACTACAG AGGTTGACTGATGTGTTCAGGCGGTACGATACAGACCAGGATGGCTGGATCCAGGTTTCATATGAACAGTATCTATCCATGGTCTTCAATATAGTATAA
- the pdcd6 gene encoding programmed cell death protein 6 isoform X2 yields the protein MAYHSPYRAPPHINAPPDQSFLWNIFQRVDKDRSGVISDSELQQALSNGTWTPFNPVTVRSIISMFDRENKGGVNFNEFAGVWKYITDWQNIFRNYDRDNSGFIDKNELKQALTGFGYRLSDQFYCTLIEKFDRQRKGQVAFDDFIQCCIVLQRLTDVFRRYDTDQDGWIQVSYEQYLSMVFNIV from the exons ATGGCGTATCACAGTCCATACAGAGCTCCCCCGCACATCAACGCGCCTCCGGACCAGAGTTTTCTGTGGAATATCTTCCAGAG AGTTGACAAGGACCGTAGTGGAGTAATATCAGACTCAGAGCTTCAGCAGGCCTTATCGAATG GCACATGGACTCCTTTCAACCCAGTGACGGTGCGCTCCATCATAT cCATGTTCGACAGGGAAAATAAAGGCGGGGTGAACTTCAACGAGTTTGCCGGTGTGTGGAAGTACATCACAGACTGGCAGAACATCTTCAGGAACTACGACAGGGACAACTCCGGCTTCATCGATAAGAACGAGCTCAAACAGGCGCTGACTGGATTCG GCTATCGTCTATCAGATCAGTTCTACTGCACGCTGATAGAGAAGTTTGACCGCCAGAGGAAGGGACAAGTTGCCTTCGATGACTTCATCCAGTGCTGTATTGTACTACAG AGGTTGACTGATGTGTTCAGGCGGTACGATACAGACCAGGATGGCTGGATCCAGGTTTCATATGAACAGTATCTATCCATGGTCTTCAATATAGTATAA